One Bythopirellula goksoeyrii genomic window, GGCGTCGTAGACTGCGATATCCGGCCAGACAGTTCGGCGATTCTGTTTCGCTGCGTTGACGGTAGCGCGCGACTTTATGACATTCCCCCACCAGTACCGGACAAACCAGAGTTGATCCGCGCTTGGGCGCTCGCGCATAGTGGTTTCGAAGTGGACGACTCATTCGAACCTCGGCAATTCTCACAGGCAGAATGGTTGAATGCTCTGAAAGAGTTGCATTTACTGGAGAATATCGGAACTGCCGGTAGCTTACGCTAGTTGAAGTTCTTCATGCGACTTCGTCGCCCGATCGTGCAACTCGATAATTGGACTGATCCGGTTGTGGGTCTCGTCGGGGCCAACGTGCTTCAAGAATTGGCAAGTCGCCAGGTTCCTGCAAGCGACTTCGTATTTTTCAAGCCATTCTGAAAAGGAACGGCGCTCTGCTGCTGAGCGACGAGGGAATTGGTTTGGGGGCTCCGTCGCACCGCACCGCCAAGGTTTGGGTGTTAGACGGGCTCGAAAGGTTTTTTGCGTGTCACAAAAACGAACAAATTGGCTATCAGCGCCAACAGATCTCATCAAATCATTGGCACATGCTGACCCAGGTTCGAACTCTTGAGTGGTAACCAAAACACGGAATCCTGCGGCAGTTCGATAAACCCGAAAACCTGTACGCCGTTCACTTGCCAATACTGTGCAAAGATCATTGAATACTCCTTGCCATTCATGTGGAACGCCGTAGCGCGACGAGTTGCCGTACCGTGAAGGATTGCTCGACCCAGGCATATCGACGTCAATGAAAAGAGCGTGGTATGCGTTCAGAACCATGCTGCCGTAGTGATTTCGCGTGACGATGGCATCGAGCGGCCCGTTGCATTCAGGGTCGTCGATCGTCTCTTCGGCAGACCGTTTGATTGGATAATAAATCTCGCTACGAGGGGCTTTGTCCTGCTGAGATCGTCGTTGAGAATCCGACAATCTGGCCTTTGCCGCAGTCAACGTGTCTCTTTCAATTAGGATGCTTTCACTGGGATTAGACCGTAGCACAGGCATTTTAGACCTAGTCAAAAAATGTAAGGGTATCATGTTTTACACTTCCGAATTGGCGAGCTTCTATTCTTGAGAGTAAGCAGCAGTCATTCGATTCGTGCACGTAACGAAGTAACTGCTGGCTATCAATCATGACACTTGCGCTGCCTTAAATGTCACCAGGTTTGCACACAGTTTTGCCTGTCAGGGTCTAATGTTGGCAAGTCGGCAGGGTCCGGGCGAGGCCACGGACCTGGGAGTATGTCCACAATCAATTTAACTTTAAAGCACCTCCAACCAGGTGGCGCATGGGGAGGCGGACCAGTGTCAGGCTTATACTGCCATGCAAGGAGCCTTTGATTTCCAATTGGAGGAGGGCTGGCACTGGGACTTTGATCCGAACCAGCGAGATAAGGAACGATCGAGACAACTTTGGTACCGGGGCCCGGTACATCATATTTTATCTTGATTTCCGTCCCACCATTGAGATTGATACTGCCGACGCCAGCGGGACCGGGAGCACCACCAAGTTCCTCAATCTTTGTCCTGATATCATCGTACTCCGACATGGCACAGGTCCTTTTATAGTGAGAAGACCGATCGCTCGAAGAATCTATCAGAAACCATAAACCGGCTTGTGGCCGGGGCAGGTGGTCTTTCGAATTCAGAGTACTCTTGAGATCCACCTGCGCGCGGATTTTACTCCTTCTTTAGCGCATTGCAAGTAGTAAGTAAGAAAAAAATGAAAGTTCCGACAAGTCTTCAGAGGGCCGACTTGTCAATCGAAATGCTTCTACTTTATCAATCGTGGGAATGCCGAGAACCTGCCAATACTCGTTTTTTTGACAACGAGAGCAGGATAATTATCTGCCCAGACAGCTTGTAAGTGCTCCTCCGTCCTCGCGGAGTTTCGACACTCACTCGGGCTGACGTTTAATGGAATCGTGCAGATCACTATCCGAAGCCAAAGATTACCCACAATCTGTTGAAACAGAGCGCAAACCAGTGCAAGAAAGGCTTGGGGCTTTGCTAGCCCAAGCAAAAAAGTGCGAGAAGCTTGATAATCTTGCAAGAGATTCTTAGTGGGCGATGAGGGACTCGCATCTCACCCTCAAAACCCGGAGAAAACACCTCTTTCCGAGAGAGTGTATGCTCAGGTGCAAGTAAATTCGCCAAATACTGATCCAGGATTGGCCATTCTGATCGAAGCTTGGTCGACTCTAGACGAGGAGACCAAGGCAAGCATCCTGGCCATGATCGAGAATGACTGTGAGGCCGGCTGAATAATCACCTGCCCAAGTTGCCATGGATCATGTCATGGGCCATGCCAGTATCCCAAGGAATGCTCACTTCCCAGAACGGATCAGAGGGTAGCGGCGCCTGGCTGTGTCAAGTTTTGTACGAGAGCATCTCAATCCTGATACAGAGAATTGATATTTATGATAGTTGCTTGCTCTCGCAGACGGAGGAGTCGAAATAAATCATTTTGACCATGATCGAGATTTACTGACGCTTTTGCTCCAGACTTTAATTCGCCTCCACCCCTTCAGGTACCATCGGTATAGCGTACTGGCTCACCTGCTCCCATTCAGAGGGTTTTCCACCCCAGCGGACAGTAAATTAGTGGCCACCATGAGAGGACTTGGGGGGCTCTATTGCCAACCACTAAGTAGCGGCGGTCGATAAAACCCCGGAACTTAGCGAAGTTCAGCTATCGACTTCGGCTGTGCACTCCGTCGCTAGATAGTGTCACTTTTTGCCTGGCGGAGTCGTAAGTTCTAGTTTGCCTAGTGGTTGCAGTGATTTGCCATGGCAAACTAATGGATTGTCGGAGATTAGCAAGGTAATGTCCCTTAGAGAATTTGTAGTACACCATGATGTGCAGCCTGTTACAATGAGGGGCATTCCAAATGGCTCGCTGTCAAATCGGCGGAAAATGGGCATCTGTTTTCCAAGAGGAGAAAACGTGAAAGAAACTTTAATTCGGGTCGTCCTTTTTCTGACATTCCTGGCTAGCTGCGAATTTGAAACGCAGGCGGCCATCATTATCACCAGGGTTGAAACGACAGGCTACGCTTCTGCGCTTTCCGGACTCGGCTACCAAGATTGGAATGAAATGGCTATAGGGAATTTTGAGGAGGTTTTCGGAGACTACTCCGCCTATGCAATGGCGCATAGCGACATTGATCCCGGTGGAGACCACAATGCCAGTTCTTTGGGAAGCTTGAGTTACGATGAGCTGAACTCAGCGTTTCTATTATCGGGGACAGCTGCTGCCGACTCCCCAACGAAACAGCTATATACGAGCAGTTCTTCTCGCATTGAGATTGATCTGACACTTGATAATTCCTATTCATTTTCGCTCAGTGGTTCGAGTTCGAATCCCCAAGTCCCATTTGTGGGTTTGACTCTGCTTCCAGACGTTGCTAATGAGAGATATTACGTTGGCGACTCAGGTACTATTGGTCCGGGCAACTACAGGCTCCAGGGATATGTATCCGTTTCCGCTCTAGTGGAAGACGCATCGGAGTCCGATTGGTATTCGGCAACCTTATTGTTTTCTGCGGTTCCTAGTGATGCTGACTTCGACGATGACGGCGACGTAGACGGCCACGACTTTCTTGTTTGGCAAACTAACTACGGAGTATCCACTGACGGTGACGATCTCCTGACATGGCATTCTCAATACGGCACGAATGTGCCACCGTATACGGCATCGACTGCTGTTCCAGAACCGAATACTCTAATCCTGCTGCTAGGGATATTGGTGCCCGTGCTGCGACGCTGATACAAATTACTTGTTAGGGCATCGAATCGCTTTAGACGGCATTCTGTGCGACCGATTTTTGGGAGTGTGTAATTAGCGGCGGCGTGCCAAACCTCCGCTAGGAACGGACGCAAACAGAAGTCTCTCTGGCTGCCCCTTCTACGCAAGCAATCCGCTTGTGGCACACTTTCTTGCTACTTCAGCACAAGATGTCACCAGCGGGCATCCTAGGGCTTGCAGGTGGTCATCCGTACACGTATGGTAATTGCGGACAATCCCGACACCTTGGAGGCAGAGCGATGGAAACCAGTACAATGATCCAATCTATGGAAGAAAAAGGCTTTGAAGTGGAGTTGAGCGAGACCGGACGAAAGGACGTCGACCAATGGGCTTGCTATGTGTCCCGGGCCAATTGCGGGAAGGGGTTCTTCGGGAGGAGCGAATCGGCCGCACTCAAGAAAGCCGTTGAGGCCGTGGAAGCTGGGGAAGTGGGGTGGTGAAATCGAAGAGCACTACTAGAGCTTTGCAGTTTGCCCCCACGACTTCGCGGTTCGGAAGTAGTGGTACTAGTCCCTGCATTTCTGGCCAGGGTACTTTCAAAGAATTGTGTTTAGATTTTCTTCCAGTTCTTTAGTCGGTGGGGATTTAAACCAAAAAGCTGCTGAAAGCATAATTGTGCCTGCGACTAAATCGAATTCAGACCATGCATGTCGGCTAAAATGAAACGGCACAAGTGGGTTGAATAGGCCTGCTAGGATTCCAAAGCCCCAAGGCATCCATGTATATCCCCATCGATAAGCGTAAATGGAGAGCATGATGGCAGTCGCAGAAACGAGGACGCGGAGAACCTGGTAGAACACGTAAGGATGTGTTTCATCGCGAGCAACGAAAAGCATGCACGCAGAAGCTGCGCAAAGAATCACGATTGGAAAACGCTCAAATGGTGTGATGTCTAGTTTAATGCGCTGTGACTCGTTGCTAAACCACTTTTTTGTTTCTTCAGTGTAGCCAAGCGAAAAGAAAAGTAATCCCAAAAATCCAAGAAGAAAGACAAGCATTATTCCGGTTCCGTCCCTTCTTCGATCTCCAGTCACACGATTTATTTTAGGATCGGACTGAAGGTATTCAATTTCAAGCAGTTCGTCCTCTAGGATATCCATATTTGAGCGCCCTACATATTCTTTCCCGTTTCGTGCCCTAAAAGAGTACTCAGTTAAATAAGGGTCTTCCCCGCCCCCCCCGACATAAGTGATCTCACCTCTTGTCTTTGTAGCGGTCTTGTCCAATGATCGCGTTTCTTGCCAGTTCTGAAGATAATTGAATGATTGGAGGATGGTTCCAGCAAACATGACAACACTCCACCCGAGCATGCTCCAGTCTCGTTGAATTCTCCACCAATTAGCCATTTTCAGTGCTTCTTGCATTGCATATTCAAAGGTTACACCAAGCATTCTGACCACGAATCTGGCATCTAGCAAGAATTGGCCAAATAGAGCTAGCCAGAACGCCAGCAAAACACTTGTGCCAACTCTTTGCCTCTCCGACACAATTTAACGCCAGAGGGCTTCCAGGGGATTGTTAGTATTCATCTGTATATGTA contains:
- a CDS encoding DUF6804 family protein, which encodes MLGVTFEYAMQEALKMANWWRIQRDWSMLGWSVVMFAGTILQSFNYLQNWQETRSLDKTATKTRGEITYVGGGGEDPYLTEYSFRARNGKEYVGRSNMDILEDELLEIEYLQSDPKINRVTGDRRRDGTGIMLVFLLGFLGLLFFSLGYTEETKKWFSNESQRIKLDITPFERFPIVILCAASACMLFVARDETHPYVFYQVLRVLVSATAIMLSIYAYRWGYTWMPWGFGILAGLFNPLVPFHFSRHAWSEFDLVAGTIMLSAAFWFKSPPTKELEENLNTIL